The Algiphilus sp. DNA segment CCCTTCGGCGGCGTCAATGCCAGCGGCATCGGGCGCATTGGCGGGCACTACACCTTCCTGGAGACCAGCAATCAGCGCTCGATCATCGAGGAGGGACCGCCGGTCGGCGATCCCGACATGATGTTTCCGCCGTACACCGAGAAGTACAAGAAGATGGCGGGCTCCATGCTGAGCCGGCCGATCGTGGTGCCGGACATGGTCGTGCGCGGCATCAACGGCATGATCAAGGTCACCAGCGTCTTCTCGCGTTCGCGCTGAACGGCCGGCGGCGCGGGGGAGCGCCGCGGCGACCACGGGCTGGCAACGACTAGACACTTCCGCGTAGGATGTAAAGCCGATACGTGCCGGCGCGGAAGTGCCGGGCGAGTCGCGGGCGCGCGCCGCCGCGGGCCCATGACGGGAGACACCGGAGGAGCATCATGTCGTCGTCGCGAGAATCGACCATCCCGTTGCCGGTTCCGGAAACGGACAATCCGACGCGGCAGGGGATTCTCGAAGCGGCCATCCGCTGCGTGAAGAAGTGGGGGGTGGAGAAGACCAACCTCAACGACATCGCCAAGGAAGCCGGCGTCACGCGCCCGACGGTCTACAGCTACTTCGCGAACCGCCACGAGCTGCTGCAGGCGGCGCTCTACCAGTCCTCGATGCTGCTGGCACAGCGCCTGATCGCGCACGTCAGTGCCTTCGATTCGATCGCTGATCGCTTCGTGGAATCGATCCTCTTCTGTCTCGAGGAACTGCCCAAGGAGCCGTCACTCGCGGTCATCACCCGGCCCGATCTGGCGTCGTTCGTGAGCGAGGATGCGCTCGGCGCGCCGCAGAACTGGGAGCTCGTGCGGCACGTCACCGCCCACGTCTTCGCGCCGGCGCGGCTCGATCCGGATGACGAGGCCGAGATCGCCGAAGTCGCCTGCCGGATGACGCTGTCGCTGCTCATCGTGGACAGTCCGCACCAGCGGGACCGCGAGGCCCTCCGCGGGCTGATCGAGCGTCGTCTGGTGCCGATGATCCCTGGGGCCGTTGCGGGAGCTCGCTGACGCTCCGGCGCGCGCCGTGCGCTACCAGCGGTAGACGTCCCAGAGCTCCGGGTTCGCCCAGTTCCGCGCGTTCAGCCAGTCCGGGCGCTGCTTGTAGTCATAGAGGTTGAAACCCTGCAGCGCGGTGCCGGTGCGCGCGTCGCGCCGGTGCGTCGTGAAGCCGAGCGCCCGCCACCCGGCGTCACTGAGCGGCGCATCCTGCTCGGCGACTGCCAGCACCGCGCCCGCGTAGAGGTCGCGCAGCGCGGCCAGCTCGCGCTCGAGGTTGCCGGCATCCGCGGCCTGACGCAGCCAGTCGGGTGTCAGGAGGGCGAGATCCACGCGCGCGCCATCCGGCCGCCCTGCCTGCAGATCCGCGCAGGCCGATACGCGCATCGCGTCGACGGGCAGCCATTCGGGCGGCGCTTCGTCCGTGCCGGGGGCGGCGAAGATCGCGATGCGTCGGGCGCTCTGCGCCCGCACGGCCTCGGCGACGGTCTGGATGATAGGTTCCGGTGGTTGCTCGGTCACCGCGTCAGCCTGCGCGCAGCCCTGCCGGAAGGCAAGGGACGGGGTGTGTGTGGCTGGACCCAATCAGAAAGGGCCCCGGCAGTGTCTGCCGGGGCCCTGGACGTCGTCCGTCCGAGGCGGGAGCGCCCTAGAGGTCGCGCGTCTCCAGGATCTTCAGCTCCACGCGCCGGTTC contains these protein-coding regions:
- a CDS encoding TetR/AcrR family transcriptional regulator, whose translation is MSSSRESTIPLPVPETDNPTRQGILEAAIRCVKKWGVEKTNLNDIAKEAGVTRPTVYSYFANRHELLQAALYQSSMLLAQRLIAHVSAFDSIADRFVESILFCLEELPKEPSLAVITRPDLASFVSEDALGAPQNWELVRHVTAHVFAPARLDPDDEAEIAEVACRMTLSLLIVDSPHQRDREALRGLIERRLVPMIPGAVAGAR
- a CDS encoding DUF6231 family protein yields the protein MTEQPPEPIIQTVAEAVRAQSARRIAIFAAPGTDEAPPEWLPVDAMRVSACADLQAGRPDGARVDLALLTPDWLRQAADAGNLERELAALRDLYAGAVLAVAEQDAPLSDAGWRALGFTTHRRDARTGTALQGFNLYDYKQRPDWLNARNWANPELWDVYRW